In Dyadobacter sp. NIV53, a single window of DNA contains:
- a CDS encoding outer membrane beta-barrel family protein translates to MKTSIIITQLLLFLLGLLAFSKKTWAQMPAADYKITGMIADSVSQKKMDFITVNLMTDKNTVVKVSYSKEDGSFNFSGLKPVKYSVVIVGVGYKNKIITADPVNSNGQVLDLGIINISQQTVGLKEVTVVAARQIIKQEPDRISYDLQADPESKVFSVLDMMRKVPYLSLDADNNILLKGNTDFKILINGKPSSMVERSYKEILRSMPASSIERIEVITTPPSKYDAEGLAGIINIITNKKADNGFNGSVNVNERFPVGGPGVGGSLSAKSGKWGMTGMAGGSIYNTPQTSNTNSRFTFGDEPTSLIQNGTTISKSKSGYIGYEVSYELDSLNLISGQLNLNGNKSNGSGWQNSLLNRENEILQGYQLSNNNDGSGNGMDAAINYQKGFKADKNRLLTFSYRYFQFGNNQNTNLSITNRVNYELPDYRQFNDQHFSEQTVQVDYVYPVKKFNIEAGIKVIMRDNKSDFQYRTFNSETDEYELDPVFSNKFTNMQNVYGAYNTYQYNAKNWGLKAGFRVEQTIMNADFVSTDSKVKQNYFNVIPSVSVNRKFKNKAGVNLGYTQRIQRPGIYQLNPFVDKSNPNFERTGNPNLRPALVNDMQLGFSLSKKASINFGLGVTLFKDLIFPVSVYDSTTKITRTSFGNTGSAKLPQANLNLNYPITKKWNFTLNARAAYGIVEGMVNGVLIKNEGLMYNFNFSTGYKFEKEWRINANLNANGRGVNLQGTSNSRVSPSFSVSKDVVKDKLSFSASFNNPFTKFRRDHRVTSGPDFTQNVDRRDYFRSFNFSLNYKFGKLKDAIKKNKREIKNDDVQSGS, encoded by the coding sequence ATGAAAACATCCATTATTATTACTCAGTTGCTTCTCTTTTTGTTGGGATTGCTTGCATTTAGCAAAAAGACATGGGCTCAAATGCCAGCTGCGGATTACAAGATTACCGGAATGATCGCAGATTCTGTTTCACAAAAAAAGATGGATTTTATTACAGTGAATTTGATGACAGACAAGAATACAGTTGTCAAGGTAAGTTATAGTAAGGAAGATGGTTCTTTCAATTTTTCAGGATTGAAGCCGGTAAAATATTCAGTTGTCATTGTTGGGGTTGGGTATAAAAATAAAATAATTACTGCTGATCCGGTAAATTCCAACGGGCAGGTACTTGATCTTGGAATTATAAATATCAGTCAGCAAACGGTTGGTTTAAAAGAAGTTACAGTAGTTGCTGCAAGGCAGATCATTAAACAGGAACCAGACCGGATCTCATATGATTTGCAGGCAGACCCCGAAAGTAAGGTTTTTAGTGTACTGGACATGATGCGCAAAGTGCCATATCTTTCGCTGGATGCCGACAATAATATTCTGCTGAAAGGTAATACCGATTTCAAAATACTGATCAATGGAAAGCCATCCAGTATGGTGGAAAGAAGTTATAAAGAGATTCTGAGAAGTATGCCGGCGTCTTCTATTGAACGGATTGAAGTGATTACCACACCACCGTCCAAATACGACGCGGAAGGTTTGGCAGGGATTATTAACATCATTACCAATAAAAAAGCTGATAATGGATTCAATGGTTCGGTCAATGTAAATGAGCGTTTTCCGGTAGGAGGGCCAGGTGTTGGCGGATCACTGTCGGCGAAATCAGGTAAATGGGGCATGACGGGTATGGCAGGAGGAAGCATTTACAATACGCCTCAGACTTCCAACACCAACAGCAGGTTTACATTCGGTGATGAACCGACAAGTTTGATTCAAAACGGTACCACAATCTCCAAAAGCAAAAGCGGATATATTGGCTATGAAGTTAGTTATGAGCTGGATAGCCTGAACCTGATTTCAGGACAACTCAATTTGAATGGTAATAAATCAAACGGATCAGGCTGGCAAAATTCTTTGCTGAACAGAGAAAATGAAATATTACAAGGTTATCAGCTTTCAAATAATAATGATGGAAGTGGTAACGGAATGGATGCTGCGATCAATTATCAGAAGGGTTTTAAGGCCGATAAAAACAGATTACTTACCTTTTCATACCGCTATTTTCAATTCGGCAATAATCAGAATACCAATCTTTCAATAACCAATCGTGTCAATTACGAACTTCCTGATTACCGTCAGTTTAATGACCAGCATTTTTCGGAACAAACTGTTCAGGTGGACTACGTATATCCTGTAAAGAAATTTAATATTGAAGCAGGTATCAAAGTCATTATGCGGGATAATAAAAGTGATTTTCAATACCGCACGTTTAATTCTGAAACAGACGAATATGAGCTTGACCCGGTTTTTAGCAACAAATTCACCAATATGCAAAATGTATACGGTGCCTATAACACGTATCAGTATAATGCAAAAAACTGGGGCCTGAAAGCCGGGTTCAGAGTTGAACAGACAATCATGAATGCAGATTTTGTGTCAACGGATTCAAAGGTGAAGCAGAATTATTTCAATGTCATTCCTTCGGTTTCAGTAAACAGAAAGTTTAAAAATAAAGCAGGCGTAAATCTGGGTTATACACAAAGAATTCAGCGTCCGGGTATTTATCAGCTCAATCCTTTTGTGGATAAATCAAATCCAAATTTTGAACGAACCGGAAATCCTAATCTCCGTCCTGCCTTGGTAAACGATATGCAGTTAGGGTTTAGTTTGTCTAAAAAGGCTTCAATAAATTTTGGCCTGGGTGTTACCCTTTTCAAAGATCTTATTTTTCCGGTTTCTGTATATGATTCTACCACAAAGATTACGAGAACCTCATTTGGAAACACAGGTAGCGCAAAACTGCCGCAAGCCAATCTGAACCTGAATTATCCGATCACGAAAAAATGGAATTTTACTTTAAACGCAAGAGCAGCGTACGGAATAGTTGAAGGGATGGTAAATGGAGTTCTGATAAAAAATGAAGGTTTAATGTACAATTTTAATTTTTCAACCGGTTACAAATTTGAAAAGGAATGGCGTATCAATGCCAACTTAAATGCAAATGGCCGGGGTGTCAATTTGCAGGGGACATCTAATTCCAGAGTCAGCCCTTCGTTCAGTGTTAGTAAAGATGTGGTTAAAGATAAATTGTCGTTTTCTGCATCATTCAATAATCCGTTTACGAAATTCAGAAGAGACCACCGTGTTACTTCCGGCCCGGATTTTACTCAAAATGTTGACCGGCGGGATTATTTCAGGTCATTCAATTTTAGTTTGAATTACAAGTTTGGAAAACTAAAAGATGCAATTAAAAAGAACAAAAGGGAAATCAAAAATGATGATGTTCAAAGCGGGAGCTAA